Proteins encoded within one genomic window of Panicum virgatum strain AP13 chromosome 1N, P.virgatum_v5, whole genome shotgun sequence:
- the LOC120656520 gene encoding uncharacterized protein LOC120656520 — protein MARSTRSAATERAYLHFAPSPVAHGVPVPGPAAAGAGEEFDESDIWGALAPSAAPAPRARPLPAAAAAARKAAPPGGAGRAAHGSLPVNIPDWSKILGGEYRAHHAGSAAAAGDWEVDDGDDEDAAAAAADAVVIPPHELAWRRRAASLSVHEGGGAVGRTLKVRDAVWKRTTGFQD, from the coding sequence ATGGCGAGGAGCACGCGGTCGGCGGCCACGGAGCGCGCGTACCTCCACTTCGCGCCGTCCCCGGTGGCGCACGGCGTGCCGGTgcccggcccggccgccgccggcgcgggcgaggagTTCGACGAGTCCGACATCTGGGGCGCGCTCGCCccgagcgccgcgccggcgccgcgggcccgcccgctcccggcggcggcggcggccgcgcggaaggcggcgccgccgggcggcgccggccgggccgCGCACGGGTCCCTGCCGGTGAACATCCCGGACTGGTCCAAGATCCTGGGCGGCGAGTACCGGGCCCACCACGCGggctccgcggccgcggccggggactGGGAGgtggacgacggcgacgacgaggacgccgccgccgccgccgccgacgccgtggtGATCCCGCCGCACGAGCTCgcgtggcgccgccgcgccgcgtcgcTGTCGGTCCACGAGGGGGGCGGGGCCGTCGGCAGGACGCTCAAGGTGCGGGACGCGGTGTGGAAGAGGACCACCGGGTTCCAGGACTGA